GCACCGGCAGGTCGAGCGCGCGGGCGAGCAGCGTGATGTAGTTTTCAATGATCGGCGAGTTGTCATGCAGGCGCTTTTCGAACTCGCGGTAGCACGAGTGATAGATCGTCACCAGCATGTCGGCGCGGGCCGCGCGCGCGCTCGCCAGAATCCACGCGATCCTGCTTTCGAAGCCGGCGCTCCCGATCTGCGGCGCGAGCAGGATCGGCACGCAATGCAGCCCAAGCTCGGGGTCGCTGTGTTCGGCAACGATTTCGAGGCCGGGAATCGCGGCCAGCAGCTTGCGGCAGTTCTCCATATCGCGGTCGCGATCGGGCGTGCCGGTATGGCCGTGCAGCATCACGCGCGCCGACAGCCGCGGTCTTAGCTCGAGCCGGTCGAGCCGGCGCGCGATGAACTCGGTGACGTGCAGCTCGTCGAAGCCCCATTGCGCCGGATCCGAGCCCTTGCGCAGATTGGTATGGCACGACGGACACCAGCTGATAAGCGTCGGCGCGCCCTCGGCCTGGAAATGGCCGACCGTGCGGGCGAGCGCGCGCTCGCGATCGGCGCGTTCGGTCATCGGGCTGCCGCAGCAATGCGCGGGTCCCCCGAGGATCGAAAGCTCGGGATTGAGCAGATGCACAACGGCGGCGGCGAGCTGGGCCAGATGGGGCGTGCGCAGCACGTTGCATCCGAGCCAGAGCGTGGCGCGCCGTTCACCCTCAGCGCCCAGGCGTGGCTGCGCGTGCGAGTCGCGAAACGGCTGTCCGTCGGCGGTGAGCGCCTGGTTGAGCACGATGATGTTGCGGAAATAGGTGTCGAGTGGATTGGCGGGCGTCTGGTTGTCGCGCTGCTGCGGAATCTTGTCGTCGCTCATTGCTGTCACCCGGCTCGAAGAATGGCTGCGCCATCAAATCACAAAAACTTCGGCAGCACGCGGTCGGTGAACGACAGGAAGGTCTCATGGCTGAGCGGCGCTCCGATCAGGTAATCGAGGCCGATCTCCTCGTGCAGGCGCGCGATCTGATCGATCACGCGCTCGGGCGTCCCGTGGACCACCACTGAATCAACGTAGCGCTGCACGGGATCGACGTCGCCGAAGCGTTTGGCGTCGATATAGGTTCTGAGCAGCCACTTGGCGCCCTCGCGCGCGACCGCCGCGGCCTCGGCGTCGGTCGCGGCGATCGCCAGCAGCCGCGCGTGCGGAAGTTCGCGCCCGCCAACCGGATGGCCGTGGCGCGCAAGTTCGCGCCGGTAGACCTCCCAATGCTCGCCCGCCTCGGTGAAGGTCGAATGGGGACCGGTCAGCACCGGGTATCCGTGCGCAGCCGCCCACGTCACGGCGTCGACCGAGCCGGCCGCGACCCACATCGGCGGATGCGGCCGCTGGAGCGGCTTGGGCAGGACCTCGACGTCGTCGAACGAGAAATACCTGCCGCGGTAGGTCAGCCGCTCGCTACTCCACGCCCGGAGCACGATGTCGACTGCCTCGCGAAAACGCGCCTGGGTCTCCTCCATCGGCACGCCAAAGGTGCGAAACTCGCGCGCGTCGAAGCCGCGGCCGGCGCCCCAGTTAACCCGCCCGCCGGAGAGGATGTCGAGCAGCGCGATCTCCTCGGCCAAACGCAGTGGATGGTAGAAGGCGGCAAGCGTGACGCCGGCGCCGATCCTAAGCTTCGTGGTGCGCGCGGCAACGTGCGCGCCCATCACCGGAATCGACGGACATACGCTGTAGTCGCTGAAATGATGCTCGGTGAGCCAGACCGCGTCGTAGCCGGCGCG
This genomic interval from Candidatus Binataceae bacterium contains the following:
- a CDS encoding (Fe-S)-binding protein, which gives rise to MSDDKIPQQRDNQTPANPLDTYFRNIIVLNQALTADGQPFRDSHAQPRLGAEGERRATLWLGCNVLRTPHLAQLAAAVVHLLNPELSILGGPAHCCGSPMTERADRERALARTVGHFQAEGAPTLISWCPSCHTNLRKGSDPAQWGFDELHVTEFIARRLDRLELRPRLSARVMLHGHTGTPDRDRDMENCRKLLAAIPGLEIVAEHSDPELGLHCVPILLAPQIGSAGFESRIAWILASARAARADMLVTIYHSCYREFEKRLHDNSPIIENYITLLARALDLPVPANVYRELAHGAGARITEELRCAAEERGVRRDELERALKAEFPSAAAKS
- a CDS encoding LLM class flavin-dependent oxidoreductase: MQALLLDWNARERIVKFGILQFFSWPERRVALPTVYQRALQRIEIMDRAGYDAVWLTEHHFSDYSVCPSIPVMGAHVAARTTKLRIGAGVTLAAFYHPLRLAEEIALLDILSGGRVNWGAGRGFDAREFRTFGVPMEETQARFREAVDIVLRAWSSERLTYRGRYFSFDDVEVLPKPLQRPHPPMWVAAGSVDAVTWAAAHGYPVLTGPHSTFTEAGEHWEVYRRELARHGHPVGGRELPHARLLAIAATDAEAAAVAREGAKWLLRTYIDAKRFGDVDPVQRYVDSVVVHGTPERVIDQIARLHEEIGLDYLIGAPLSHETFLSFTDRVLPKFL